ATGCAAGGGTTGATGGCCGAATCATCGAAGAGCGTGTCGGTGAGGTATACGTGTTCGGTGTATTTATCGTGAAGGTTGTAATCAGTTGTGTTAGTTCGCCTCGAATACTCGTTCATCGCGATGATGGCAGCCCGTGCCCGCCCCGCTATGTTGATGCTGGGGATGATCTCAATGTTACGGTCTTTAGCTGCCTTGAGAATATCTTGGTAGTCTGTCTTGGTGAAATATCCTGACCCCAGTCCGCTTCCATTTGGATGAGACCCTAATTGTGAAAACAAACACGTCCTCTCTTCTGGGTCATGACAACGCCTCCCTCCCACCTGAACAGAAATGGAATCGTTATTGATAGCTTACAactggttttttaaaaaaacgacAGATACAAATCTCACACGGACTATGACATTAGACAATAAAGACGACTGGAATCCATGCTTGAATATCAgacgtattttaaaaataaaatataataatttctaTACAAGACACGTACTATACAAATACAGCCATATTGGACCAATCTGACTGAAATACAAATCCCTACAAAAACACAAGCCAAGCACTCagatatgtatttttatcagATTGAGATTGGATATCATTATATTTATACGGTCTTTCGGTATAATAAACTATTTCCACGTTGTTTTGTATGCACTTAGAACTACGCAGATGCAAATTGAAACTGAAAATTACAAAACttaaaagttatgaaaatccACTCTATAACCATGCATTTGTTAAGGAAATGGAACCTTAAAGACTACCGCTGCTTTGTTATTGTATTCCAAAATATCCCGACATCAAAATGACTAAAATAACTTCGCGAATCAGAAAACAGGCGGTAACTGATATGATTGAATCAAAATGACCTTGTCACTCATAATCTAGTACTACCTTTGCTAATTCAGGAAGTGTCTCAATGTCTAGTCGCCATCCTTCATCATCTGCTAAATTTAACTGAAGTTTGTTGAGTTTAAAAAGGGCCATGACTTCCAGCAGTTTAATGACAGTTGATTTAGGGAAAAAGTTCCTGGCCAGATCTAGCAGCAATCCTCTATGACCGAACCTAGGCTCGTCTGTGATTGTCATTGTGGGTATGGTACCACCAAATGCCAGCAAACTGAAGAGGGACTGGATTCCATTAAAGACCCCGCCTACAGAGTTCCCGATAATTTCTACCCGGTCAGGGTTAGCAGTGATGTTCATTGTATATCCTTCTGGGTTTCCCGTTGTAGAATTCTGCTCTATTTTAAGTTGTATCACTTTGTTAGAAGTGCTTTTCAGGTTTCTAATTTTGGTTCCTTTTATagactctgaaaaaaaaataacagttttgtttattatttttttgattttgtattcTTCTTTTACAACCATATTCTAAAATGCATTGATTCTTACTTTGCAGATATTTAGCGACGTCAGAGAGAACTCTAAAACGATCTCGATCAATTCTCCATCTTTTATCAATGGTTATTGTTTTATTTCCGATCATCTGTTTGAGGGGAGTCGGTAATATAGAACTTTTAATGTTGTCCAGATCGGTAAAGTTGTATCCTCTGTACCTTTCAAACGGAGTCGGGGGTATGCCCATCACGTCGTTCGGGATTCCTCTCATGAATTCAACAAAAGTCTTGTGGGGGGAAACGAAAGTAACATCCGGGCTTTTGGTGTTCTCAATTATTTCATGATGAGTGCCGTTGGATAGATACCAGTTCGGGAAAACGTCATAACGTGAAATGGCCCAGTTAGAGGCAAGAAAAGAAACATTTCGGAGATCCCCAGGTTTTAAGGGAAGGTTCTGGAAAAGTTTGTTATCACCATTGTATGGGTCAAATTTAAACATGCATCCTTTTACGTGTGTAAGAGTGATGTTGCCTGACAAAATGAGGCCTCCTCCGATGTACTGATTGATTGTAGCGTTGTAGTACACGGGTTGGATAAGTGTATGATGACAAAAATAGATACTCCATCCTGCTGCAGGAATTGGCACACTTCCAATGTTCTCTAGAGTGACGTTGGCAAAATACGTCACTGTTGCATATGGGGTAAGGACTCCATTGCGCACAACATCATAAGTTATTTTGAGATCTTTTGCGACCCTGTTTATATCAGCAGTGTTAACATACCCTGAAAATAGAAACactgttattaaaaaaagatttgtatCATTATAACAGAGCATACGCTAATGTATCTAAAGCACAGTCTATCCAGAATTTCTCCAAGCAAAGCAATCGTTTCATTGTCAATTATTCAGCTACGCCCGAAATAATGGAGGATAATACGAGTACCCAAGGGTACAACACCACAAACACTGATTAATGAAAATCATGAGATGTTGATTACCAGAGTATGGCACCACAGAATTGGACCAATGAACATCATGAGATGTTGATTACCGGGGTATGACACCACAAAAACACAGAACAATGAACATCATGAGATGTTTATTACCGGGTAATGACACCACAGAACTGGACCAATGAACATCATGAGATGTTGATTACCGGGGTATGACACCACAAACACAGAACAATGAACATCATGAGATGTTGATTACCGGGGTAAGACACCACAAACACAGAAAAATGAACACCATGAGATGTTGATTACCGGGGTATGACACCACAGACACAGATCGGTGAATATCATGAAACGTAGAAATATCATCTTCTATTTCGAATAATAACGATactgtttatttgtaaaattaatacattgtaaCCTTTGTTAACCAGTGATCACAATGAGATGTTGGTAATCACAATCATGATATACATGTTGGTAATCATAATCATGATAACGTTATCAATTAAAACCATCATATAACCAATTCTGAACTCGATACTGGTTATtcgttttaatgcattatttaagCATAATATGTGC
This genomic window from Magallana gigas chromosome 5, xbMagGiga1.1, whole genome shotgun sequence contains:
- the LOC105325215 gene encoding putative beta-hexosaminidase; this translates as MILRSLVRILAILIALCRGYVNTADINRVAKDLKITYDVVRNGVLTPYATVTYFANVTLENIGSVPIPAAGWSIYFCHHTLIQPVYYNATINQYIGGGLILSGNITLTHVKGCMFKFDPYNGDNKLFQNLPLKPGDLRNVSFLASNWAISRYDVFPNWYLSNGTHHEIIENTKSPDVTFVSPHKTFVEFMRGIPNDVMGIPPTPFERYRGYNFTDLDNIKSSILPTPLKQMIGNKTITIDKRWRIDRDRFRVLSDVAKYLQKSIKGTKIRNLKSTSNKVIQLKIEQNSTTGNPEGYTMNITANPDRVEIIGNSVGGVFNGIQSLFSLLAFGGTIPTMTITDEPRFGHRGLLLDLARNFFPKSTVIKLLEVMALFKLNKLQLNLADDEGWRLDIETLPELAKVGGRRCHDPEERTCLFSQLGSHPNGSGLGSGYFTKTDYQDILKAAKDRNIEIIPSINIAGRARAAIIAMNEYSRRTNTTDYNLHDKYTEHVYLTDTLFDDSAINPCMPSTFKFFDTVLKEIKSYHTEAKIPLEQINIGGDDSPAASWLNSSYCKMDGFTGTDPFMRIKVNFTTQIAKIAAANGVNLSGFEEFFMAWPTTDPRGGPLVPFDVSRYPKDLEISVHTRNSQNDVFIQRATALSNNGYKVILSQSDFLSFDHAPEADPESNGDYWAIRFIDPLRVFSYLPEHRCCNLIPDEFTFGKMPFAPYGCIDDSNCLEAKQPQNVTGMQAQIWTSRVRNEEQLFGLLFPRLIVFAERAWHRAPWEASYKVRTNVNEDFPVPDLAARDADWARVASMIGHRELKRLEAYNVNPRIPPPGARNMTYKDANNTIKHVLHTDVAYPGLQPQVQGGKDQWADIKPATDITSLNMRVLNYRSRQVLIKWDRTGSFSSYSHDLTKEMESYRLCVYILQKRCQQQIQ